A stretch of DNA from Deltaproteobacteria bacterium:
TCGAGGACCGCGACGACCTCGAGTGGCTGGTGGCGGTTGGGCGCAACAAGCACGGCGAGATCTTCTTCTACGACACCGGGGGCGACATCGTGGAGGATCTCGGCACGCTCGAGTACCTGAAGGAGCGGATCACGAGAGCGCACTTCGACGACGAGCCGGAGTAGTCAGTCGTCCGGCAGGCTCCCCGGGCACTCGGCCACGATCGCGTCCCCCTCGACCCGCACCGGAATGCGATAGAGCGTCTTTCCGCACGGTGGGCCCGCCACGCACTCGCCCGTCTCGGGCTCGTAGCACGCCCCGTGCGTCGCGCACTGCACGAAGCGCCCGTCCTCGGTGAAGAACTGGTTCTCGACCCAGTCGAGGCCCATGGGCACGTGCCGGCAACGGTTCAGGTAGGCGTGGTGCGCGCCGCCGTAGTTCAGGAGGAAGCCCTCGACCTCGCGCCCGTCGCAGCGGAGGCAGAACTTCTTCGTCTCGCCGGGGCCGAGCTCGCCGACCCGCGCGATGGTGACGCTCACGCGCGCACCACCCGGCGGTAGATCTTCGGCAGCTCGCGCGGCAGCGCCGCGACGTCCTCGATCACCATGTAGCGCGACGCATCGCACATCTCGCGCAGGTAGTCGTGGCCGGCGCGGTCGACCGTGATGCAGAAGGGCGCGATGCCGGCCGCGTCGGCCTCGCGCAGGGCCACCGCCGTGTCGCGGATGCCGTAGACGTGGCTCCGCCGGTCCTCGCCGTAGTCGTCGTCCTGCGGGAAGCCGTCGCTGAGCAGCATCAGGTGCTTCGCGCGCGCGCCCACCGCGGCGAGCTTGCGCGTCGCGTGGCGGAGCGCCGCGCCCATGCGCGTGCTGCGCTTGGGCGCGATGCCGCCGATGCGCGCCTTCACCGCCGGCCCCAGGCGCTCGCCGAAGCCCTTCACCAGGTAGAACTCGACGTTGGCGCGCCCCTGTCCCGAGAAGCCGTGGATGGCGTACGCGTCGCCCAGCTCGTCGAGCGCCTCGGTCATGACGACGAGCGCCTCCTTCAGGGTGTCGATGATCCGCTTCACCGGGCGGGTGTTCGCGTTCCCGGGCGACAGGGGCTCGTCGGTGGATGCGCTCATGTCGAGCAGGAAGAGGGTCGCCACGTCGCGCGTCTCGCGCACGCGCGAGCGGTAGAGACGCGTCGAGGGCGCGCGACGCGCGCGTACGTCGATGCGCGCGTCGATGGTCGCGTTGAGGTCGAAGTCCTCGCCGTCCTCGAGGCCGCGCATGGTGCGGTACATCTCGGGGCGGATGCGCTGGAACTGCCGGCGCACCTCGGGGAGGAGGCGCGCCCAGTCCGCCAGCGCCTGCCCGAAGAACTCGCCCGCATCCCCCGCGACGCCGACCTCGGTGAGCCGGCACCAGCGGCTCCGGTAGTCGCCGATCAGGTGATCCCATTCGTCGTAGAAGAAGGCGTGGTCGTCCTGCGCGGGGACGGGTGCCCGGCGCGCCGCCGCCGGCTCCCCGTCGCCGAGGGCTTGCCGGAGAGCCTCGAGCTGCGCGGCGGGAATCTTTCCGACCAGTGCCGTGATCGGGAGGCCGCCGCCCGCGCCCTCGCCGCGTCCCTGCCCGATCTTGGCGCCCGCCTCGAGGAGGCGCCGAAGCTCGGCGGCAGAGAGGGGGTGGCCGTTCGCCGCTTCCTCGTCGCGCGTGGAGGCGAGCTCGAGCGCTGCGGGATCGAGCGGCGGCGCCTCGCCTCCGCCGGGCGCCGGCGCGCCCGAGTCGCTTCCCCCTGGGTCGAGCGGCTCGCCGCCGGTCAGGTCGTCGAGCAGGAGAACGGGCTCCGGCTCCGCCGCCGGCAGTGCGAGCCCGGGCCCGTCGAGCGCCGCGGCGAGCGCGCGGGCGACGGCGAGCGAGTCCTCGACGCTCGCCCCGGGCGCCGCGAGCGGCGCGAGGAGCCGGGCGACCAGCAGGGCGGCGTCCGCCGCGAGCCACGCCGGCCGCGGCCCCGCGCCGAGCGCCAGCAGCAGGAGCGCGTCGAGCACGACCGTGCGCGACGGCACGGGCTCGTGGCCCCAGCGCTCGAGGAGCCGCGTGCCGAGCGAGTGCGCCTCGCCGGCAAGCCCCGGGTAGCTCGCCGCGAGCCGGTGGTGCACGCGCACGCCCTCGGCGAGGAGGAAGAGGTCCTCGAGCAGTGCGGGGTCGTGCACGGCGGCGCGCAGGTCGGGGTGCGCGTAGGTGCCGAACTCGCGCCGCCCGGCGAGCAGGGCGGCGAGGAGGCGGTAGACGCGGCAGTTGTCCTCGTGCGTCGGCAGCCAGTCGACGCGGAGCGGGAGCGCGACCTCGTGCTCGGCGGGAAGGTCCGCCAGCGGCGGGCGGAGGGTCGCGACCTCCACGCCGCGCACCACGACCGGCTCGCCCGAGAGCATCTGGACGAGTTTCCGCCACACGCCCTGCGTGTCGTCGAGCGCGGCTGCGGTCGAGGCCGCGCGCAGCACGCTCAGGCTCGTGCGCGACTCGAGCGCGAAGTAGGCGCGGGCCGCGGCCGCGTTGTCCGCCGCGACGGCCGTGCCGGCCGCGAACCAGCGGCGGACCTCGGCCGGCCCCGCCTCCTCGTAGAGGCGGGGCAGGACGCGGAGGGCGGCGACGGCGGCCTCGGGGTGCGCGGCCGCGAGTTCCTCCACCAGGGCGAGGGCCGCGAGCCGCTCGCCGGACGGCACCTCGGCAAGGACGGCGCCGGCGACGGGCGTGAACTCGGCGAGCGGGGCGGCCAGGCGTGGATCGATGCGCGCGAGGGCGCGCAGCAGCGCGGCACGAGCGTCGGCGGGCAGTTTCCCGATGGCAGGAGGAAGCTCGCGGTAGAGGATGCGCGCCCGCCGCGGCGAGGCGGCCGCGAGCGCGCGCGTGGTCGCGAGGAAGAGCGCGCGCTCCTCCGCCGTCCACTCGGCCAGGCCGTCGGGCAGGGTGGTGAAGAAGGCCCGCTCCTCGGCCTCGCCCGCGAGCGCCGCGCCCGTCTCGGCCCACGGCTCGTAGTCCCCGGGGCCGAGCCCCGCGAGCGCTGCGGGCGCCGCCTCGAAGTAGGCCTGCGCGAGGAAGGCGCCGCGCCAGCCGCGTGCCTCGTGGAGCGCCAGCCCCGCCGCGACCCACGCACGCAGGCGCTCCATCCCGTCCGGTCGTCGGAGCATGGGCGCGGTCCGCTCGAAGAATGCGGTCGCGAGACGGCGGGAGACGCGTGCCACCTCGCGGCCGAGGGCGCCCCAGCTCGCCGCCGCGTCGGCGTCGCCGAGCTCCGCCGGCGGGACGGCGAAGTAGGCGAGGGCGCCCTCGCGGCACGCGGGCGCGGCGGTGGCGACCGCCTCGCCGAAGGCGAGCCAGCGTCGCCAGCCGTCGGCGCCGAAGCGCTCCCAGGCTCCGGCCGCGTGCCGGTAGGCGCGCCGGGCGAGCAGCGGGGAGACCTCGGCGAGGCGGTCCGAGGCCGCGAGCAGCGTCGCGTGCGCGGTCGGTCCGAGCGCGGCGGCGCAGCGGTCGGCCTCGGCGAGGCCCGGGTCGGCCGGCAGGTGGTGCGAGAGCCAGCTCCGGCGCACGCGCGTCAGCTCACCCGAAGATCGCCTGCGCCAGCTCGCCGATGGCGCGCTGGCTCTCCGCGTCGTCGGTGAGCGAGCGGCTGACCGCCACCTCGCAGGCGCGCCGCGGCGGCACACCCTGGCGCATGAGCAGACCCGCGTAGATGAGGAGCCGCGTGCTGACGCCCTCCTCGAGCCCGTTCGCCTTCAGGTGGCGCACCTTCTCGCCCAGCTTGGCCAGCTCGAGCGCCGTCTCCATCGTGACCCCGCTCTCGTGCGCGATCACCTGCGCCTCCTTGTCGCGCGGCGCGTAGTCGAAGTCGATGGTGACGAAGCGCTGGCGAGTCGAGTGCTTCAGGTCCTTCAGCACGCTCTGGTAGCCCGGGTTGTAGGAGATGACGAGCAGGAAGTCGGGGTGCGCCTCGAGGATCTCACCCTTCTTGTCGATGGGGAGGATGCGGCGGTGGTCGGTGAGCGGGTGGATGAGCACGGTCGTGTCCTTGCGCGCCTCGACGATCTCGTCGAGGTAGCAGATGGCGCCCGTCTTGACCGCCTGGGTGAGCGGCCCGTCCACCCACACCGTCTCGTCGCCCTTGATGAGGTAGCGGCCGACCAGGTCGCTGCCGGTGAGGTCCTCGTGACAGGCGACGGTGATCAGGTTGCCGTCCGGGCCGCCGTTGTCGGCCGCGCCGCGGAGCTTGCGCGCCATGTACTCGACGAAGCGGGTCTTGCCGCAGCCGGTCGGGCCCTTCAGCAGGATCGGCAGGCGGCACTCGTAGGCGGCGCTGAAGAGGGCGATCTCGTCCCCGATGGGGAGGTAGAAGGGATCGGCGCTCACGGGGGCGATACTAGGGGTGGCCGAGGGGCAAGGCAACGCGGCCGCGCGCAGGCATCTGCAGCGTCTCTCGCACCGCCCGCACCATCGCCCCCAGGTCGATGCACTCCACCACCGCTTCGCACGCCGGCGCGTAGAGCCGGAGCACGCTGTCGCCGGTGTCCCAGCGCGCGCGCGGCTCCGGCACGAGCCACACGATGCGCTGGACGCGGCCCGCGACCGCGCGCAGCAGGTCGGCCCGCGGCGGGAGGCGGTTGTTGCGCGCGTCGCCGAGGACGAGAAGCAGGGTCGAGCCCGTGAGGATCGCGCGCCCCTCCCACAGCGCCGCCAGCACGCGCCCGAAGTCGGAGCGGGCGTGGAGGTCGAGCGGCCCGCCCGGCGCCACGTGTCCGTGCTCGATCGAGACCGGGCAGAGGCGGTCGACGTAGGCGAAGAGGTGCACGCGGCGGAAGCAGTCGGCGGCGGGCGCGATGAGACCCAGCAGGAGCTCGCTCGCCGCCGCCACCGAGCCGGAGAGGTCGCAGAGCGCGACCAGGTCCGGGCGCCCCGGGCGCCGCGCGCGGAAGCGGGGACGGACCGGCACGCCACCGCTCGACATCGAGTGACGGATGGTACGGCGGAAGTCCACCCGCCCGCGACGCGCCCGCCGCTCGCGCCGCACGAGGCGGCCGCGCAGGCGCGCGCTCA
This window harbors:
- a CDS encoding Rieske 2Fe-2S domain-containing protein, coding for MSVTIARVGELGPGETKKFCLRCDGREVEGFLLNYGGAHHAYLNRCRHVPMGLDWVENQFFTEDGRFVQCATHGACYEPETGECVAGPPCGKTLYRIPVRVEGDAIVAECPGSLPDD
- a CDS encoding CbbQ/NirQ/NorQ/GpvN family protein — protein: MPCPSATPSIAPVSADPFYLPIGDEIALFSAAYECRLPILLKGPTGCGKTRFVEYMARKLRGAADNGGPDGNLITVACHEDLTGSDLVGRYLIKGDETVWVDGPLTQAVKTGAICYLDEIVEARKDTTVLIHPLTDHRRILPIDKKGEILEAHPDFLLVISYNPGYQSVLKDLKHSTRQRFVTIDFDYAPRDKEAQVIAHESGVTMETALELAKLGEKVRHLKANGLEEGVSTRLLIYAGLLMRQGVPPRRACEVAVSRSLTDDAESQRAIGELAQAIFG
- a CDS encoding VWA domain-containing protein; translation: MRARILDFVQTLRARGGVDVSVAESLDALVAVAAVGVEREAMREALAAALVKHEADRPAFDRLFDEAFPLAGGAEEGRRRRRGRGAGGGTVPAGTGRGAGENGRSRAREETAEQAEHTERTGRRDGWSARGEVRGAADAAPRAGRAARARRLLALPFHEFTSRDVEEARELVRALSARLRGRLVRRERRARRGRVDFRRTIRHSMSSGGVPVRPRFRARRPGRPDLVALCDLSGSVAAASELLLGLIAPAADCFRRVHLFAYVDRLCPVSIEHGHVAPGGPLDLHARSDFGRVLAALWEGRAILTGSTLLLVLGDARNNRLPPRADLLRAVAGRVQRIVWLVPEPRARWDTGDSVLRLYAPACEAVVECIDLGAMVRAVRETLQMPARGRVALPLGHP
- a CDS encoding VWA domain-containing protein — its product is MRRSWLSHHLPADPGLAEADRCAAALGPTAHATLLAASDRLAEVSPLLARRAYRHAAGAWERFGADGWRRWLAFGEAVATAAPACREGALAYFAVPPAELGDADAAASWGALGREVARVSRRLATAFFERTAPMLRRPDGMERLRAWVAAGLALHEARGWRGAFLAQAYFEAAPAALAGLGPGDYEPWAETGAALAGEAEERAFFTTLPDGLAEWTAEERALFLATTRALAAASPRRARILYRELPPAIGKLPADARAALLRALARIDPRLAAPLAEFTPVAGAVLAEVPSGERLAALALVEELAAAHPEAAVAALRVLPRLYEEAGPAEVRRWFAAGTAVAADNAAAARAYFALESRTSLSVLRAASTAAALDDTQGVWRKLVQMLSGEPVVVRGVEVATLRPPLADLPAEHEVALPLRVDWLPTHEDNCRVYRLLAALLAGRREFGTYAHPDLRAAVHDPALLEDLFLLAEGVRVHHRLAASYPGLAGEAHSLGTRLLERWGHEPVPSRTVVLDALLLLALGAGPRPAWLAADAALLVARLLAPLAAPGASVEDSLAVARALAAALDGPGLALPAAEPEPVLLLDDLTGGEPLDPGGSDSGAPAPGGGEAPPLDPAALELASTRDEEAANGHPLSAAELRRLLEAGAKIGQGRGEGAGGGLPITALVGKIPAAQLEALRQALGDGEPAAARRAPVPAQDDHAFFYDEWDHLIGDYRSRWCRLTEVGVAGDAGEFFGQALADWARLLPEVRRQFQRIRPEMYRTMRGLEDGEDFDLNATIDARIDVRARRAPSTRLYRSRVRETRDVATLFLLDMSASTDEPLSPGNANTRPVKRIIDTLKEALVVMTEALDELGDAYAIHGFSGQGRANVEFYLVKGFGERLGPAVKARIGGIAPKRSTRMGAALRHATRKLAAVGARAKHLMLLSDGFPQDDDYGEDRRSHVYGIRDTAVALREADAAGIAPFCITVDRAGHDYLREMCDASRYMVIEDVAALPRELPKIYRRVVRA